A window from Citrus sinensis cultivar Valencia sweet orange chromosome 5, DVS_A1.0, whole genome shotgun sequence encodes these proteins:
- the LOC127902290 gene encoding disease resistance protein At4g27190-like: protein MGGIGKTTLVKEVSRQAMEAKLFDMVVFSEVSQTPDIKKIQQEIAEKLGLELREEVESRRASRLFERLRNEKKILVVLDNIWKHLNLETVGIPFGEDHKGCKLLLTARDRSVLLKMGSKDNFLINNLKDEEAGRLFKMMAGDDVENRELKSTAIGVARACGGLPIALSTVAKALRGKSLHEWKNSLRELRTPSMDNFEGVSAETYSSIELSFNHLKGEQLKKIFQLCSLMGNRILTLDLFKYSMGLGIFKGVNKMEDA, encoded by the coding sequence ATGGGCGGCATTGGAAAGACGACACTGGTCAAGGAGGTCTCCAGACAAGCTATGGAAGCCAAGCTCTTTGATATGGTGGTCTTTTCAGAGGTTTCGCAAACTCCAGACATAAAAAAGATTCAACAGGAAATTGCCGAGAAGTTGGGCCTGGAGTTGCGCGAGGAAGTTGAATCTAGAAGAGCAAGTAGACTATTTGAGCGATTGAGAAATGAGAAGAAGATCCTTGTGGTTTTAGATAACATCTGGAAACACCTTAATTTGGAGACTGTTGGAATTCCTTTTGGAGAAGATCATAAAGGATGCAAACTACTGCTGACAGCAAGAGATCGTAGTGTCCTCTTAAAAATGGGATCCAAAGACAACTTTTTGATAAACAACTTAAAAGACGAAGAAGCCGGGAGATTGTTTAAGATGATGGCCGGTGATGATGTTGAAAATCGTGAGTTGAAATCTACAGCAATAGGCGTCGCCAGGGCATGTGGAGGTTTGCCCATTGCCTTGAGTACGGTAGCAAAGGCATTGAGAGGCAAGAGTCTGCATGAATGGAAGAATTCCTTGCGAGAACTCCGAACGCCTTCAATGGACAACTTCGAAGGAGTGTCTGCAGAGACTTATTCAAGTATTGAGCTGAGTTTCAACCATTTAAAAGGTGAGCAActcaagaaaatttttcagcTCTGCAGTCTAATGGGTAACCGTATTCTTACTTTGGACTTGTTTAAGTACTCCATGGGTTTGGGTATATTTAAAGGAGTCAATAAGATGGAAGATGCATGA
- the LOC107176070 gene encoding uncharacterized protein LOC107176070: MKFVSSFDKDRRPALKFQRFMLSFVALKNGFINGCRWFIGLDGCHLKGYFGGVLLSAVTLDANNGIFPIAVCICESECADSWKWFLAILSEWLNIEDQSRVTFMTDRQKGILLGLEAYWHGAAVRHCARHIFANLRSNHPDIIYRNLFWTAARATTEKEWEDDMKKIKTAKKDTQAAYDYLIKIDKKQWARHAFPDDVKVDHVTNNLTESWNSWLNEYRDKPVLTLMEFIRKKVMKRLYKRHSDARKWIGKLPPTVRRKLNVSRQEGRYVRVLMASEYEFEVMDENNKTFMVNMQNKTCDCGVYQICGIPCKHIIPCIALRHEDAADYVDKKLTVEAYLATYANIIHPLPDQSTWAVVEGLKVLPPYVKARVGRPKIVRKREPGEEQGKRKTKQKCSSCAIFGHNKRSCKRPIDSTQHPSGTATQDMRGSSQASSCYTNL; this comes from the exons ATGAAATTTGTGTCTAGTTTTGATAAAGATAGAAGACCAGCTTTGAAGTTTCAGAGATTTATGCTTAGCTTTGTTGCTTTGAAGAATGGATTCATTAATGGATGTCGATGGTTTATTGGATTGGATGGTTGTCATTTAAAGGGGTATTTCGGAGGTGTGCTATTATCAGCAGTGACATTAGATGCAAACAATGGAATTTTTCCGATTGCCGTTTGTATTTGTGAATCAGAATGTGCTGATAGTTGGAAATGGTTTTTGGCAATATTGAGTGAGTGGTTGAACATAGAGGATCAAAGTCGAGTAACGTTTATGACAGATAGGCAAAAAGGAATATTACTAGGTTTGGAAGCATATTGGCATGGTGCAGCAGTGAGGCATTGTGCCAGACATATATTTGCTAACTTAAGAAGTAATCATCCTGATATCATCTACAGAAATCTATTTTGGACAGCAGCAAGAGccactactgaaaaagaatggGAAGACgacatgaagaaaataaaaacagctAAAAAAGACACGCAAGCTGCTtatgattatttgattaagaTTGACAAGAAACAGTGGGCTAGACATGCATTTCCTGATGATGTAAAAGTTGATCATGTAACTAACAACTTAACTGAGTCATGGAACAGCTGGTTAAATGAATACAGAGACAAGCCTGTGTTGACACTTATGGAATTCATTCGGAAGAAAGTTATGAAAAGACTATATAAAAGGCATTCTGATGCAAGAAAATGGATTGGGAAGCTGCCTCCAACTGTGAGGAGAAAGTTGAATGTTTCCAGACAAGAAGGAAGATATGTAAGGGTGCTTATGGCTAGTGAGTATGAATTTGAGGTAATGGAtgagaataataaaacatttatgGTTAATATGCAGAATAAAACTTGTGATTGTGGTGTTTATCAAATTTGTGGGATACCATGTAAACATATCATCCCATGTATTGCTTTAAGACATGAAGATGCTGCTGATTATGTGGATAAAAAACTGACAGTGGAAGCATATTTGGCCACATATGCAAATATCATACATCCACTTCCAGATCAAAGTACATGGGCTGTTGTTGAAGGTCTAAAAGTCTTACCTCCATATGTCAAAGCAAGAGTTGGTAGGCCTAAAATAGTGAGGAAAAGAGAGCCAGGGGAAGAACAAGGGAAAAGAAAGACCAAGCAAAAATGTAGCAGTTGTGCAATTTTCGGCCATAATAAAAGATCATGTAAAAGACCAATTGATTCCACTCAACACCCCTCAG GAACAGCCACACAAGATATGAGAGGAAGCTCACAAGCTAGTAGTTGTTATACCAATTTGtga